One segment of Polaribacter huanghezhanensis DNA contains the following:
- a CDS encoding WD40/YVTN/BNR-like repeat-containing protein, whose product MKKLLSIAFLFIAPLIFSQEFSMDLVKNMKPRNIGPGGMSGRVTAIDVVQSDTNIMYAGTASGGLWKSTSAGIKWDPIFDKELTASIGSVAIQQSNPSVIWVGTGEGNPRNSLNGGFGIYKSLDAGKTWKSMGLEKTRHIHRVVIDPTNPDIVYAAAIGSPWGEHPERGVYKTVDGGKSWKQILFNNNRTGAADLVMDPSNPNKLIAAMWEHKRDPWFFKSGGEGSGMYITHDGGENWKKITQKEGFPKGELGRIGVAISRSNPNTIYALVEAKKNALYKSIDGGFKWKKINDKAGIGNRPFYYSEIYVDPQNENRLYSVFTYINVSDDGGKNFSQLMPAYGVDNGVHPDHHAWWIHPKDGNFMIDGNDGGLNITKDKGKTWRFIGNLPVAQFYHINVDNDFPYNVYGGMQDNGSWGGPAYVWKSQGIRNSYWQELAFGDGFDVVPDKDNSRYGYAMSQQGSVVRYDRNTGYSYSIKPTHPNPKLKLRFNWNSAIGQDPFDNSTIYFGSQFVHKSTDKGTTWNVISPDLSTNNPNKQKQSESGGLTLDATGAENHTTVLVIEPSPLEKNMLWVGTDDGNVQVTKNGGATWTNVSKNIKGLPEGSWIAQIKASNKNKGEALLIANDYRRFNYTPYAYRTKNYGRTWTRIVDEKDVQSYTLSILEDLENPNLMFLGTDDGLYISLNAGEKWTKWTNGFPTVPVKDLVIQPRENDLVIGTFGRAAWVLDDIKPLRELAKNSKNFAAKLQLFEPPIAYQANFIQPTGSRFGADALFQGENRRRGAPISFYINAPKKEKTDKDVKKKDAEKNTIKWDSIKLEIFDGNRLIRTLKQKAPKENGVHKMYWSLDEKGVARASRSLRKSTREPGGIRVKPGTYKLKMSFGNQVSEQSIKVKFDPRLTYSKTDISTRYEMSKQLEAQGKTIAEVVKQLVESKNAVKEISDKLVKTDKKKYADQIKASKEITKKIENLIAIYLGKIDKRQGITRNAEVTVNQRYGAARGPLASRFGKITKTETQLITNFKDALKDALNKTNNFFTTDWKKYKSEVESIQISPFKKTKRFSAN is encoded by the coding sequence ATGAAAAAATTACTTTCAATTGCATTTCTTTTTATTGCTCCGCTGATATTCTCACAAGAATTTTCAATGGATTTAGTAAAAAACATGAAACCAAGAAATATTGGTCCTGGCGGAATGAGCGGACGTGTTACAGCCATTGATGTTGTACAATCTGACACCAATATTATGTACGCCGGAACTGCTTCTGGTGGCTTATGGAAATCTACCTCAGCAGGAATTAAATGGGACCCTATTTTCGATAAAGAACTTACTGCTTCTATTGGATCTGTTGCCATTCAACAATCAAATCCAAGTGTCATTTGGGTTGGAACTGGAGAAGGAAATCCTAGAAATAGTTTAAATGGCGGATTCGGAATTTACAAATCTTTGGATGCCGGGAAAACTTGGAAATCAATGGGATTAGAAAAAACACGTCATATTCATCGTGTGGTAATTGACCCTACAAATCCAGACATTGTGTATGCAGCTGCAATCGGTTCGCCTTGGGGAGAACATCCAGAACGTGGCGTTTACAAAACTGTTGATGGAGGAAAATCGTGGAAACAAATTTTATTTAACAATAACAGAACAGGGGCGGCAGATTTGGTAATGGATCCATCAAATCCAAATAAATTAATTGCTGCCATGTGGGAACACAAGCGCGATCCTTGGTTTTTTAAATCTGGTGGAGAAGGAAGTGGAATGTACATTACACATGACGGAGGGGAAAACTGGAAAAAAATCACCCAAAAAGAAGGGTTTCCGAAAGGAGAGCTAGGAAGAATTGGTGTTGCAATTTCTAGAAGCAATCCGAATACAATTTATGCTTTGGTAGAAGCAAAAAAGAATGCGCTTTACAAAAGTATTGACGGCGGATTTAAATGGAAAAAAATAAATGACAAAGCCGGAATTGGAAATCGTCCTTTTTATTATTCAGAAATTTATGTAGATCCGCAAAACGAAAACAGGTTGTATTCTGTTTTTACATACATCAATGTTTCTGATGATGGTGGTAAAAATTTTAGTCAATTAATGCCAGCTTATGGTGTAGATAATGGCGTTCATCCAGATCATCACGCTTGGTGGATTCATCCAAAAGATGGAAATTTTATGATTGATGGAAATGATGGCGGATTAAACATCACCAAAGACAAAGGAAAAACGTGGCGTTTTATAGGAAATCTTCCTGTGGCGCAATTTTATCACATCAATGTAGATAATGACTTTCCGTATAATGTGTATGGTGGAATGCAAGACAACGGCTCTTGGGGCGGACCAGCCTATGTTTGGAAATCGCAAGGAATTCGAAACTCGTATTGGCAAGAATTGGCTTTTGGAGACGGATTTGATGTGGTACCAGACAAAGATAATTCTCGTTATGGTTACGCAATGAGTCAACAAGGTTCTGTTGTTAGATACGACAGAAATACGGGTTATAGTTATTCCATAAAACCAACGCATCCAAATCCAAAATTAAAATTACGTTTTAATTGGAATAGTGCCATTGGTCAAGATCCTTTTGATAATTCAACAATATATTTTGGAAGTCAATTTGTACATAAAAGTACAGACAAAGGAACTACTTGGAATGTGATTTCACCAGATTTATCAACCAACAACCCTAACAAACAAAAACAATCAGAAAGTGGTGGTTTAACTTTGGATGCAACTGGAGCAGAAAACCACACTACCGTTTTAGTCATAGAACCTTCGCCTTTAGAAAAAAACATGCTTTGGGTTGGTACCGATGATGGAAATGTGCAAGTCACTAAAAACGGTGGCGCAACATGGACAAATGTTTCTAAAAACATAAAAGGATTGCCTGAAGGAAGCTGGATTGCACAAATAAAAGCATCCAACAAAAACAAAGGAGAAGCTTTATTAATTGCAAACGATTATCGTCGATTTAATTACACTCCGTATGCCTATAGAACGAAAAATTATGGAAGAACTTGGACCCGAATTGTTGATGAAAAAGATGTACAAAGTTATACCTTAAGTATTTTAGAAGATCTTGAGAATCCGAATTTGATGTTTTTAGGAACTGATGATGGATTGTACATTTCTTTAAATGCTGGAGAAAAATGGACAAAATGGACCAACGGTTTTCCTACTGTTCCTGTAAAAGACTTGGTAATTCAACCAAGAGAAAACGATTTAGTCATTGGAACTTTTGGTAGAGCTGCTTGGGTTTTAGATGATATCAAACCTTTAAGAGAATTGGCTAAAAACAGTAAAAACTTTGCTGCAAAATTGCAATTATTTGAACCGCCAATTGCGTACCAAGCAAATTTTATACAACCAACCGGAAGTAGATTTGGGGCAGATGCATTATTTCAAGGAGAAAACAGAAGACGTGGCGCACCAATTTCGTTTTACATCAATGCACCAAAAAAAGAAAAAACAGACAAAGACGTAAAGAAAAAAGATGCCGAAAAGAATACCATTAAATGGGATTCTATCAAATTAGAAATTTTTGATGGAAATCGTTTGATTAGAACTTTAAAACAAAAAGCTCCAAAAGAAAATGGCGTACATAAAATGTATTGGTCTTTGGATGAAAAAGGAGTTGCCAGAGCATCAAGATCTTTACGAAAATCAACTAGAGAACCAGGCGGAATTAGAGTAAAACCAGGAACTTACAAACTTAAAATGAGTTTCGGAAATCAAGTTTCTGAACAATCAATTAAAGTTAAATTTGATCCTCGATTAACCTATTCTAAAACAGACATTTCTACGCGTTACGAAATGAGCAAACAATTAGAAGCACAGGGTAAAACCATTGCCGAAGTTGTAAAACAATTGGTAGAAAGTAAAAATGCGGTCAAAGAAATTTCTGATAAATTAGTTAAAACTGATAAGAAAAAGTACGCTGACCAGATAAAAGCGTCTAAAGAAATTACGAAAAAAATTGAAAATTTAATTGCAATCTATTTGGGTAAAATAGACAAAAGACAAGGGATTACTAGAAATGCAGAAGTTACCGTAAACCAACGATACGGAGCTGCAAGAGGTCCTTTGGCTTCTCGTTTTGGAAAAATAACCAAAACAGAAACCCAACTGATAACTAATTTTAAAGACGCATTAAAAGATGCGCTAAACAAAACAAATAATTTCTTTACTACAGATTGGAAAAAATACAAAAGCGAAGTTGAATCCATTCAAATTTCGCCCTTTAAGAAAACGAAACGGTTTTCTGCAAACTAA
- a CDS encoding DUF819 family protein encodes MTAPIFTNDAIVFGLLMISLGFVFYTESKTSGFWPKFYKIVPGLFMAYFVPAIFTTLGVIAPEWKTTNSAGEIVKHSSSLYYVSSRFLLPAALILMTLSIDLKAIFNLGSKALIMFFTGTVGIIIGGPIAILLISIFSPETVGGANFDAVWRGLSTLAGSWIGGGANQTAMLEIYQYNPAKYGGMVIVDIVVANIWMAVLLIGIGKKDKIDKWLKADTSAIEELKEKVINFTQKVKRNPSLTDLMVMLAIAFGTVGFGHFSSKYLSQFFSGLVANIASPTIKNMFTFLDSQFFWLISISTLIAIALSYTKARNYEGAGASKLGGVFIYILVATIGMKMDLNQAFENPGLIVIGIVWMSIHAGLLILVAKLIKAPYFFLAVGSQANVGGAASAPIVAQAFHPSLATVGVLLAVFGYAIGTVGAILCTILLELASKV; translated from the coding sequence ATGACAGCACCAATTTTTACAAATGACGCAATTGTTTTCGGACTATTAATGATCTCTCTGGGTTTTGTATTTTATACAGAATCAAAAACATCTGGTTTTTGGCCTAAATTTTACAAAATAGTTCCAGGGTTGTTTATGGCGTATTTTGTACCAGCAATATTTACTACTCTTGGTGTGATCGCTCCAGAATGGAAAACAACAAATTCTGCAGGAGAAATTGTAAAACATAGTTCTAGTTTGTATTATGTTTCTAGTCGATTTTTATTGCCTGCTGCGTTAATTTTAATGACATTAAGCATCGATTTAAAAGCCATTTTTAATTTAGGCTCTAAAGCATTGATCATGTTTTTTACAGGAACTGTGGGAATTATCATTGGTGGTCCCATTGCTATTTTATTGATATCCATTTTTTCTCCAGAAACTGTTGGTGGTGCAAATTTTGATGCTGTTTGGAGAGGACTTTCTACGTTGGCAGGAAGTTGGATTGGTGGCGGAGCAAATCAAACAGCCATGCTAGAAATTTACCAATACAATCCAGCAAAATATGGCGGAATGGTAATTGTGGATATCGTTGTTGCTAATATTTGGATGGCAGTATTATTAATTGGAATTGGAAAAAAAGACAAAATAGACAAGTGGTTAAAAGCGGATACTTCTGCCATAGAAGAATTGAAAGAAAAAGTAATCAACTTTACCCAAAAAGTAAAGAGGAATCCGTCGTTAACAGATTTGATGGTAATGCTAGCCATTGCTTTTGGAACTGTTGGTTTTGGGCATTTTTCTTCCAAATACTTAAGTCAATTTTTTAGTGGCTTGGTTGCAAATATAGCTTCACCAACTATTAAGAACATGTTTACTTTTTTAGACTCTCAATTCTTTTGGTTGATTAGTATTTCTACACTTATAGCCATTGCTTTGTCTTATACAAAAGCACGGAATTACGAAGGCGCTGGCGCAAGTAAATTAGGGGGTGTTTTTATTTATATTTTAGTAGCAACAATTGGAATGAAAATGGATTTAAATCAAGCATTTGAAAATCCGGGTTTAATTGTGATTGGTATCGTTTGGATGTCTATCCACGCTGGATTGTTGATTTTAGTTGCAAAACTCATCAAAGCGCCGTATTTCTTTTTAGCTGTTGGAAGTCAGGCAAACGTTGGTGGTGCCGCCTCTGCTCCTATTGTTGCACAAGCATTTCATCCATCATTAGCAACTGTTGGCGTTTTATTGGCTGTCTTTGGATATGCAATTGGAACTGTTGGAGCAATTCTCTGTACAATTTTACTAGAATTAGCATCAAAAGTTTAA